The window TACATGCATAATTCCACGTGGCAACCCTATAAATCACTCGgcagtgagtgtgtgtgtcgtAATCTAGCCACCAAAACCAAATTCGCTGCTGTCTGTCAGAGACACTTAACTTTTGTGTTGGCAGGTTCATCGCCAAACGTTTTGCCAAGTGTCAGCACACCCTCAccagcacacacacagatattGAGATACGCAGGATACAAGGATACACAGGCATACTCAGGCATAGAACGCGTACACCCGCTCTTGGCCAAAATAAATGCGTTATGCGTGCGCTTAAGTGCTCATTAATTTGGAATGTCAAACTATGTTGACTAACGCAAATGTTCCACGTTTAATCGCTTTGAAGAGTCGACCTCGTTGTGGGCCTGATGAGTTCCTGCCACTCTCTAGGCCGCATCCCTGTCAAATTGATTTAGAAGAGCCTCATAAAAGCAGAGTCCGGAGTCCAGAGTCAAGTCAACCACTCTAACTCCCACTCCAACCTGGCATACTATGTTTAGGACCGAAAATAGAGGCCGACATCAGGTGGAGGTATGCACGTAGCCAGGTATTTCCAATTGAGATATTTGCGAAATGCTGATGCTTAgaacacaataaaaaatactaacaatttatggaaaataatatttaaatatttaaactatcAAGCTATGAGTCCTTTCATTCGTcctttcatttaaaaataaaaatcatatcaAAGGTATAATGGTTGTAatatttctctctctgtatcTATAGACTCCAGGCATTGTTGGCTCTGGATCTGAAGTCAGGAAAAAATCCAGGAAACCTGAAAGGGCTGTATGGACTGTCTGGTAGAGTGCAACTGGAGGCTGTCGACGTGCCTTCCATGCGGTCagttgttgcatgttgcagGGTCTGGAGTCATTCTGCCTCTATTAGCCTGCTAATTGAAATACCAGCACCGAATGTCGAAAACTTCCACTTTTATTGTGAACTGTTGCTGGTCAGCTTGAATTTTGGTCTGAAAGGCCAATACGAAAGATGCCAAAAGTATAAATTAACTAAGAGATCCAAGCAAAGGCAAttaaatgttaattaaattGTGCACTGATTGGCGATTAAGCTTTGAGGATCTTTAATTCAAACCTGAATCCCCTTTGCAATTATCTGAATACTTTACTTTCCGCAAGTTAAAAGGGGGATTGTCCCTCTATAGAGTCTGTTTTTTGAAAGCGAAAGAGTAAAGTTCAAAAATTCtaattaacttatttatttaccGGCTAGAGAAGCTACACTCGCCTTTGGCATAACCGCACacataataattttttcaacACATCTCCTCCATCAGGATAATTATCTCACGTTCATCACGCAAAACCTTTGGCATGGCCCATGttattctattttatttttcccagCTCCTGTTTACGTGCAATGCAGTCGGGATTCCATCATTAGGAATTAAGCAAAAGTCAGTGGCGGAAGTTAAGTACTTGTCAAGTGATGATGATGCCGGAGTTCTTTGCAAGGCCAAAAGTTTTTTAGAGAATGCGGGTTACTTGCCAACTCCCAACTCCCCAGACCCTGTAACACGATTCAACTTTGGTACACTtcgtttttttattcattcttACTGTCGGCGTTGCTGTAGCTGCTGTAGCTACTGCTGCATCCTTAAATATTTTccctttaattaaaatttcaacaaGCCAGACTCCCCGGAACGGAGACTCTGATAGAGAATGGGTAGAAACGGATTGGAGGGGGAGCTCGCAGACATGCCCGCATAAATTAACTTTTGCGTAGGTGACTCTGTATGGGAATACGGAGCGTGGTAAGCTGGGCGTAAGTGCCTTATCTTAATGCTCCGCCATATCTGGGGCCTAATGCATATAATAGGCCAGACCCGCTATTTAAAGTCTAACAACCCTTTTTATATGCAAATTGTTGCGCCACACGTACACGCCCCAACGCCTACCGTCGCTCCCagccccccttttttttgtgcctTTACTTACCCATCCATCCCCGGTTAACTTGACATTTTTTTAGATATTCCACACAGACCCGGTGAGTTTGGTCGTCTCTCTATCCTCTTTTTAATTTCCCTCATTTAAACATTTTGTGAAAAagtcatatatatatatatgtatgtagtcAGTCACACGTGTGTTGGTGAGTTCTTCCTTTGGTTAGGCGGTATGCGTGAATTACGTTTTCAACTTTTTACACGActtctgtgtgtgtggctgggaaacgttaaaataatttgcaatttaaatagttttaattaaCTTTCACTAATTTGCTGTCGCTCAACTTGCCCAACTTGGCAAACTAATTTTAAagtgatttattatttaaacagCTTGATGATTGGCAGCACCGACCCTCGCCCCTCTTACCAAAAAAATAGACCAGAGTTTAGCCAATCTGCCAGCGGCCTAATTAGCAAAAGGTGTAAGGCTGCCTTTTTGTGTCTGCGGTGTGTCCTTTGACAAAGTGTAAATTGTGTTAAAATGCTAAAAGGATGCTCTGATTAGCTTACTCTTCATTgtcaataataaattaaacaaactaagaaagtttttttttcatgtgACTATCTGACACTCTTCGTAGAACCAGAAGCCCGTTGACAAACATCCTCCCTCTCCATAGGCACAGGTGCGATGATAGACACGAACCAGGTGCAATCCcagcaagaaaaataaaagtattgtAAGGAACAAAGCTACGGAGAGAAACCCTTCTTTTCTTAGTTTTTTACGGTTtctgaatttaattaaatacatatattattatttattatagagTCAGTAGTTAGTAACTCACCGACATAATAGCCTACAGGTATTCGAGGCCTCCATAATATTCGGAGGATCTTTGCTCATCACCCGACGAACGGCTTCACAGGCTTCATGGCTTACTTTTTGCTGATATTTTGCAAAGGTTTCTGACAAACACTTCTGTGTCCTTTCCACAATGGCCATTACAGAGTTATTGGAACGACAGCTCATATTGGAAGTGATACTTTTTATAGGAAAATATAAGCTTAATTgtaacaaatatttttgagttagTTTCTCTTTtcaaatttgaaattaaagTAAAGGGTATTGCTTAAAATGTATCTAGAAGCAAACACAGTCTGATGGTAAGTGAATTACGATTATGGATTCATTCTGAGACCATAACATCTTAAGCCATTCAATGTCTGAGCCAAATTAATAACattatgcaaattttaaaactgGCCATAAATCAGTGCACGGAATGCGGCATGAAATAAATGTGTGCCCAAAAGGCAAATAATGGCAGAGTCATTAGATAAATTTATATCGAATGCCAAACAAATGGaatcaaattgaaaaaaaGGACAGACAGCCAAATGGCAACAACAATGATAACAACAACCACAAAGGAGATAAgagaaaaatcaataaaagcGGCAAATTGAAACGGAAAATTTACAGTAATCAGCATAATATAGAAAACCGCCATTAAAATCATTATGTACCAAGTTTAATGCCTATTTATGGCTGATTTCAATTTAAGTAGCAACCCCCTCAGCTCCCAGTCATCCCAGCCATCCCTCCAGGACTCCGATCGGCAGGCTGTCAAATGGGAAAACAAATAGAGAGAATACGcacaaaaataccaaaaacctGCTGGCGTTAATTTCCAATAAAAAGCCGCTCGGCAAAAAGTAATTAACAACAAATTACGAAACCGTAGCAAACAACAGCAATGGTAGAGGAAGCGGTATCGGCATCAGCCATGGCCATGGCCGCAACCAACACACTTAGAGCTAATTAAATTTTACGCCGAGTCCCAACAAACCCATAACTGATTGTTGGCAATAACGACAACCACAGAGAGCCGAGAGCCACAACATCTGGCCGAGATGCGGAGGAGTCGGTTGTCTCCACTCGCTCCTAAtgtcacaaaaaaataataataaacgcattaaataataaaaatgatcAAAAGTTTTGGCATTCATTTACCAGAAGCGAACTCAatgaaatcaaataaattaagcCCCTGGCCGACCAGCAGCCAAACGCAATTTGAAACCAACCTAATTGATTTgccaataaaattcaaaaaaagcAGAAAGCAGCGACCGCAGAAAAGGACTCTCCACATGAAAGGCAACTCATAGCCTGTAATTTGTAACCGGCCAACTGCACGAGCCAAAGTAATTGACGCCACACACCCATACAGACATCTACATCCATATGGGAGTGTATTTCGAAcccatacatatgtacattaATTACCAGAAAGTAAAGGAACCAAAACCGTCTAAAAGGTGGAGCAGGAAATGGGTCTCTGGTAGCAGCCAGAAAACGGGATGACGACACTGACGACGAGCCAAAAACTATTTGCCTCAAACGAAGCGAAACTAATGTGCAACCTCCAGTGGAAATGTCATTCGTGTGAAATTATTGCACCACACATATAAAGTACTATAGCTTTGGTAGTTTTTACTCGATTAGAGACACCGCATTGGTAAGCTTTTAGGGTCTAGAGCTTAGACCAATAGGTAAGTTCAATATACAAACACCAAGTATTAGTTCTATCACAGATGCCGCAAATAATTTCTACAGGTCCCTTTAgcctttattaattttaaaacaaacactAAAGGCCCTcatcttttttatgtaaaCAATTATGTTGAGTATTATTCTTTCCCCTTGAAATAAAAGACAAAAATTCTGCAGAATGAAGTCTGTTGGTGGTGCATTGCTGCATAGTCCGCAAAAGTTGACTGCCCGGCCACATGAATGCCTTCGCCAATGCCCCGCGGCGCGAATTGCAATCATATTAAAAGCAGAGCCTGGCCCAAAACATTTGATGCCAAAACAGCGCGAACACGCTGCCAGGGACACGGGGCACAGAGTGGAACATGTGGCATGTGGCGCGAACAGGCGAAATATCTGCGATCCCCTCGACCTAAACTAATCATGGCTACCCATCAAGTGCGCGGTGGCCACAACGAGcttggaaaaaaaatgtagaaaccAACGAAAACCGTAACACTTTGCCAGGCATTTGCATTTCCCCAGGATTCCGGCAGCAGGATGGGCCGGGACAAGAACGGCAGGATAAAAAGAAGGAAGGGGAGCCTGGCTCAAAGTGAATTCTGCCAAAAGGCTAATTTCCTGGCTGAAAAACTTTTTTGGTCATTTGCTTTATTAACGACAAAAGATGCAGGAAAAGGAGCAATGAGCTTTAACCCATTTTTTAGAtattgatttaaataaaataatattttaaagttaatttattatttaaggagtcaatatattaaataaaatgttaagaAAAGTTAAAGATTTATCGAAGACTTTTTTGGGAATCATGTTTAGTATGAAAGCAAAACGAACTTGCAATCCGAAaggtttgaattttttataaacaacgaattaattatttcttaaattctCCCAAAGGGTTAACCTGAATTCCCCAAGTTTGAATTTAATATCCAAGATGCAGGATGTGGCACTAAGTGCACTCCCCTTGAGCATCTGGAGCTTTGCATAACTCATTAATGGCCAAAGTTTCTGGTGCTGACACTATCTCAGATAGAGATGGAGATGAAGATAAAGACCCACCCGTCTGGCCACAAAAGGACCCGTACCGAATtccaaaaccaaaaacgaaAAGATGGCGAGACATCTCGACTTACGCCAGAAGGGTCAAGTGAAGCATTTATCAGTCCAGGATTGCACAATATGCTCCCATAAGGCAATCCCCCATCATCGCCGTTGCcatcaccatcaccatcaGCACCATCGTCATCATTATTATCGTTACGATCATGGGCTGCATGTAcgcaacaaaaattaattgtgCCCCCATGTGCAACAGGAAGCTAGCCCGTAACGGATCCAAATCCTTGCCGCAAATGAGAAACTCGGACAATCGCATTCTCACATTCTCGGCCAGAGACAATTGAAACTTTTTGTTCGAGGATGAGAATGGGAACGATGTCGACGGAGGACAATTCTGGTCTCATTCACATTTGAGGACATGAGCTTTTCTTCTTGGCCAGCCAGCTTGACATGCGTTGGCAGGTCCCATGCCCAGTTTCTTTTGGCCCATTCTTATGTGCCAAAGCATGTGTTTTAGTACActgaagaaaaattaactgTACTCtcttataatttataaaaatgattaatttTAAACTAAGTATTTAAGCATCACTTACTAAACCTACAATAAAAAAACCATTTGAATTAgtcattttttataaattgtaGTCTAAGTGCTTTGGCCAAGCTGTTGGCCTGCTTGTGGTCGGGTAGCCTTCCAGCCATATACCCATCCATTCATTCATTTTGACATGGCAGCTGCCTGGTCAGCACCCCCATCCCGCCCACTCCCTTGCCTTCAATGCTGTTGCATTCAAGGAACCCTTGTTGTGTTCGCCCTGCTTGCGGTTTTGTACATGGTAGCATGATTAACAGGCCCGGCCAAAATGCAACAGCTAACAGATTCGACACGGCGGTGGGAGTTCACATAAGTGCAGCTGAGTGGCAAGACAAAGCTCCGGCTACAACCGGAGTCGCAGCTGAAGTCCTTCCcggagtcagagtcagagtcgtagacggagacggagacggagcCGTTGCCGTAGTCGTTGCAGCAATCGGAGTCAGTTGAGTGCCTTTGTTGCGGTTCATTCAGTTGTATATACTTGGCCCGGATCGGCTCACAGTCCGGACCGGCCAAATGTCGTTATCGTGGCTTCTTTTGCTGCTTTTCTGCTGTTCTGTCGCCTCATCGGGACTGTCGCATTCTTCAATGTCGCCTTTTAGTAGCGTCATGGGCTTCATACTTTGTATTGAAAAGTTTTCGCGCGCGACTGACGGCCAGCTGAATGCAGGCAAAGGACAGGCAATGGCaaaggaaaaggaaaaggCGGTCCTTTCTTTCCTCCCGTACAATACATATATAGTTTTCGACTTGGGGGGAAACGTTGGTAGGTATCCCAATAAGCAAGATACTTTTAAAAAAGATAGATTTAatagaatttatttatttttttatttgatttctaAGTAATGTTGTTAATtcattattacatttattgattttatgtGGCTTATTCAGATTTATAGCCAAAGAAACgaataaa of the Drosophila ananassae strain 14024-0371.13 chromosome 2R, ASM1763931v2, whole genome shotgun sequence genome contains:
- the LOC26515301 gene encoding uncharacterized protein LOC26515301; its protein translation is MSCRSNNSVMAIVERTQKCLSETFAKYQQKVSHEACEAVRRVMSKDPPNIMEASNTCRLLCRNRKKLRKEGFLSVALFLTILLFFLLGLHLVRVYHRTCAYGEGGCLSTGFWFYEECQIVT